The Paenibacillus sp. RUD330 genome has a segment encoding these proteins:
- a CDS encoding glycoside hydrolase family 31 protein: MTVPEVVFDLLPDEYWWGGRAADGRSMPFGTSLFRVDLGGSLNGNQACPLLVSNKGRYVWSEEPFEFRFDRQGLTVRALPDRIFSGDGHETLRGAHGHASRTFFPPVSSIPEELLFTAPQYNLWIELLYEPTQDKVLGYARDVLTNGMPPGVIMIDDNWHEPYGTWKFHSGRFPDPKHMVDELHAMGFKVMLWACPFVSPDSLAFRQLEQTGILLKDRDGRTAIRKWWNGFSAVLDCTNPAAVEWIHEQLDTLQSEYGIDGFKLDAGDPEFYENDDLSFAAGTTRSGHCEAWARVGLKYPLNEYRACWKLAGQPLVQRLKDKSHEWEGNGLDALIPDGLAQGLLGYAYICPDMIGGGEYMSFTSAQLDSELFVRYAQCSALFPMMQFSAAPWRVLDDEHLRYCVEAARLHARFGQEILALAQQSALTGEPIMRHMAYEFPEEGMETVLDQFMLGGSLLVAPAVVKGMRERLVSFPAGTWIGDDGSRVEGPATEQVEVPLGRLPWYRKS, from the coding sequence ATGACTGTTCCTGAGGTTGTTTTCGACCTTCTTCCCGATGAATATTGGTGGGGAGGCAGAGCTGCCGACGGTCGAAGCATGCCCTTCGGCACTTCTTTGTTCCGTGTGGACCTAGGCGGCAGCTTGAACGGGAACCAAGCCTGTCCCTTGCTGGTCTCCAATAAAGGAAGATACGTCTGGAGCGAAGAGCCTTTCGAGTTTCGGTTCGATCGACAAGGTTTGACTGTGAGAGCCCTCCCGGACCGGATCTTCTCGGGCGACGGCCATGAAACGCTGCGGGGGGCGCATGGCCATGCGTCACGGACCTTTTTCCCTCCGGTTTCGTCGATTCCCGAAGAGCTGCTGTTCACGGCTCCCCAGTACAATCTTTGGATCGAGCTGCTGTATGAGCCTACCCAAGACAAAGTGCTGGGCTACGCGAGAGATGTGCTGACGAATGGAATGCCTCCAGGGGTCATCATGATTGATGACAACTGGCATGAACCCTATGGAACCTGGAAGTTCCATTCAGGGCGTTTCCCGGATCCGAAGCATATGGTCGACGAGCTGCATGCGATGGGCTTCAAGGTCATGCTCTGGGCTTGCCCTTTTGTCAGTCCGGACTCCCTTGCCTTCCGGCAGCTGGAACAGACCGGCATTCTCCTGAAGGATCGGGATGGCAGGACAGCGATCCGCAAGTGGTGGAACGGCTTCAGCGCGGTGCTGGATTGCACCAACCCTGCGGCAGTCGAGTGGATTCATGAACAGCTGGACACCCTGCAGAGCGAATACGGAATTGATGGCTTCAAGCTGGATGCCGGCGATCCCGAATTTTACGAGAACGACGATCTCAGCTTTGCAGCCGGGACTACGCGCAGCGGACATTGCGAAGCCTGGGCGAGGGTAGGGCTGAAATACCCTCTTAATGAATACCGGGCTTGCTGGAAGCTCGCCGGCCAGCCGCTCGTGCAGCGCCTCAAGGACAAGAGCCATGAGTGGGAAGGAAACGGGCTCGATGCCTTGATACCCGACGGCTTGGCGCAAGGCCTGCTCGGTTATGCGTATATCTGTCCCGACATGATCGGCGGCGGCGAGTATATGAGCTTCACCTCTGCGCAGCTGGATTCCGAGCTGTTCGTCCGATATGCCCAATGCTCCGCGTTATTCCCGATGATGCAGTTTTCCGCCGCGCCATGGCGGGTTCTCGACGACGAGCATCTGCGTTACTGCGTCGAGGCGGCTCGGCTGCATGCGCGGTTCGGACAAGAGATTTTAGCGCTGGCGCAGCAGTCCGCCCTCACCGGTGAGCCGATCATGCGCCATATGGCTTATGAATTCCCTGAGGAGGGAATGGAGACGGTCCTCGATCAGTTCATGCTGGGAGGCTCCCTTCTGGTTGCTCCTGCAGTTGTGAAAGGCATGCGAGAGCGCCTGGTCTCGTTCCCGGCCGGAACCTGGATCGGAGACGACGGAAGCAGAGTCGAAGGACCGGCGACAGAGCAGGTCGAGGTGCCGCTGGGGAGGCTGCCCTGGTACAGGAAGAGCTGA
- a CDS encoding diaminopimelate epimerase: MTLEVEFVKLNPTQNMTVLVITPIPKEDHAAIASRMMAYDHISAEQVGFVEPPRLNDAAARLSMAGGEFCGNACMALAALVAQDRSLSEGRTMNVQLEASGVEMPISCEASRAGNRFRCRVEMPLPRRIEARTITLGGQSWSVGLVRYAESTHLVLEVKTFSDSIRTQACELATLLGAMLDDRLIGVMLYKPDTSEMQPLVYVPSLGSIVWERGCGSGTASVGAYLCWREGAGMTIPLRQPGGTIVVEAEGEGSSIRNLYISGLVGIVARGKAYISD; encoded by the coding sequence ATGACCCTCGAAGTCGAATTCGTCAAGCTCAATCCAACGCAGAACATGACCGTCCTCGTCATCACGCCGATTCCGAAGGAGGACCATGCGGCGATCGCGTCCCGCATGATGGCATATGACCACATATCCGCCGAGCAGGTCGGATTCGTCGAGCCGCCGCGTCTGAACGATGCTGCAGCGCGGCTGAGCATGGCGGGCGGGGAATTCTGCGGCAATGCCTGCATGGCGCTGGCGGCGTTGGTCGCCCAGGACAGAAGCCTGTCCGAGGGAAGGACGATGAATGTGCAGCTGGAGGCGTCCGGCGTCGAGATGCCGATCTCCTGCGAGGCGAGCCGTGCCGGGAACCGCTTCCGCTGCCGGGTGGAGATGCCGCTCCCCCGGCGGATAGAAGCCAGAACGATCACGCTGGGCGGACAGTCCTGGAGCGTCGGGCTGGTGCGTTATGCCGAGTCGACGCATCTGGTGCTCGAAGTGAAGACATTTTCCGACTCGATCCGGACCCAGGCATGCGAGCTGGCCACGCTGCTAGGAGCGATGCTTGACGACCGGCTGATCGGCGTCATGCTGTACAAGCCCGATACGTCCGAGATGCAGCCCTTGGTCTATGTGCCGTCTCTCGGCAGCATCGTCTGGGAGCGGGGGTGCGGCTCCGGAACGGCTTCCGTCGGTGCATATCTGTGCTGGAGGGAAGGCGCCGGCATGACGATTCCCCTGCGCCAGCCGGGGGGCACGATCGTGGTCGAGGCCGAGGGTGAAGGAAGCAGCATCAGGAACCTGTACATAAGCGGGCTCGTCGGCATCGTCGCTCGCGGCAAGGCTTACA
- a CDS encoding ATP-binding cassette domain-containing protein, which produces MPIIEIDHLTKDYGHNRGIFDVSFSVEKGEVYGFLGPNGAGKTSTIRHIMGFSRPQQGRTSVHGLDSWERASDIQRELGYLPGEIALPESLTGTEFIRMMADLRGISDMAHTRALMKKFELDASGSLKRMSLGMKRKLAIVTAFMHDPAVLVLDEPTSGLDPIMQTLFIDFIKEEKAKGKTILISSHIFSEIDATCDSISIIKDGRLISSFVADDLRHNEIKTYELEFKTEAAFKRFSDEAKTVRQLEVLSLTPRKLQATLSVHDKDINSFVSFITGFEVKFFSEIKFTLEDYFMKFYDRSSKATGGAGPDALH; this is translated from the coding sequence ATGCCTATCATTGAGATTGATCATTTGACCAAGGATTATGGTCATAACCGGGGGATTTTCGATGTTTCCTTCAGCGTCGAAAAAGGGGAAGTATACGGATTCCTGGGACCGAACGGAGCCGGCAAGACGTCGACGATCCGGCATATCATGGGTTTTTCCCGCCCCCAGCAAGGGCGCACCTCGGTGCATGGGCTAGACAGCTGGGAGCGCGCGAGCGACATTCAGAGAGAGCTGGGCTATTTGCCCGGTGAGATCGCCTTGCCCGAGTCATTGACAGGGACTGAATTCATCCGAATGATGGCCGATTTGCGAGGGATCTCAGATATGGCCCACACTCGGGCCTTGATGAAGAAGTTCGAGCTCGATGCGTCCGGAAGCTTGAAGCGCATGTCGCTCGGCATGAAGCGGAAACTCGCGATTGTAACGGCATTCATGCATGATCCTGCCGTACTTGTGCTTGATGAACCGACGAGCGGTTTGGATCCCATCATGCAGACTTTATTTATTGATTTCATCAAAGAAGAAAAAGCGAAGGGCAAAACCATCCTGATCTCGAGCCATATCTTCTCCGAAATCGATGCGACCTGCGACAGCATATCGATCATAAAGGACGGCAGGCTGATCTCTTCCTTCGTAGCGGATGACTTGCGCCATAACGAAATCAAAACCTACGAGCTGGAATTCAAGACGGAAGCCGCCTTCAAGCGGTTCAGCGATGAAGCGAAGACGGTCCGGCAGCTTGAAGTGCTTTCATTGACGCCTCGGAAGCTTCAGGCGACACTGAGCGTCCATGATAAGGATATCAACAGCTTTGTTTCCTTCATAACCGGATTCGAGGTGAAGTTTTTCTCGGAGATCAAGTTTACGCTGGAGGATTACTTCATGAAGTTCTATGACCGCAGCTCGAAAGCAACGGGAGGTGCCGGACCGGATGCCTTACATTGA
- a CDS encoding TetR/AcrR family transcriptional regulator, with translation MADKVHDRMVERTRRLIKETLLLLIEEKGFGNVTVRDLTHRAKINRGTFYLHYLDKFDLLESVESGLLDGLQQHMRALDYQEMMDSHKQNKPHAPLVDVFRYLKQNGPILRALLGAKGDPAFSPRLKESLKNGIFKEINDHFQDISIPSEYFSAFATSAYLGVIEDWLNSGMRQSPEEMAVIYVKIKFFAIKP, from the coding sequence ATGGCAGATAAAGTGCATGACCGGATGGTGGAAAGAACGCGCCGCCTGATAAAAGAAACGCTCCTGCTGTTGATTGAGGAAAAAGGGTTCGGCAATGTGACCGTCCGGGATTTGACGCATCGGGCGAAAATAAATCGAGGCACCTTCTATCTCCATTATCTGGATAAATTCGACTTGCTCGAGAGCGTAGAAAGCGGGCTGCTGGATGGTTTGCAGCAGCATATGCGCGCGCTCGACTATCAAGAGATGATGGACAGCCATAAGCAAAACAAGCCGCATGCTCCGTTGGTTGACGTTTTTCGCTACCTGAAGCAGAACGGGCCGATATTGAGAGCATTGCTCGGCGCCAAAGGAGATCCTGCTTTTTCACCGAGGCTGAAGGAATCTCTGAAGAACGGCATTTTCAAAGAAATCAACGATCACTTCCAGGATATCTCGATACCAAGCGAGTATTTTTCCGCATTTGCCACTTCCGCTTATCTTGGAGTCATTGAAGATTGGCTGAACAGCGGGATGCGGCAATCGCCGGAGGAGATGGCGGTCATTTATGTCAAAATCAAGTTTTTCGCGATCAAGCCATAG
- a CDS encoding TetR/AcrR family transcriptional regulator C-terminal domain-containing protein yields MNMADTDLRIIRTKESIRRAWIQLIEEKGFEAITVKDITTRAGINRGTFYAHYQDKYDLMAKCQEEIMMELADTVRQNFAGLKENQYESVPSATPLAVSVALFRYLDENRDILRAVSGPKGDQTFQTKLKDFMWSALFVRKEIPLIKQENLLVPSQYLIAYIASAHMGVLQQWLNGDGEETPEEMARILSTLTVKGPFTAAGLKAEQVLPDAAAIPKEEQG; encoded by the coding sequence ATGAATATGGCAGATACCGATCTGCGTATTATCCGTACGAAGGAATCGATTCGAAGGGCATGGATTCAACTCATCGAGGAAAAAGGCTTTGAAGCGATCACCGTGAAGGACATTACGACGAGGGCTGGAATTAACCGCGGCACTTTTTATGCGCACTATCAGGACAAATACGATTTAATGGCTAAATGCCAGGAAGAAATCATGATGGAGCTGGCCGACACCGTCAGACAGAACTTTGCCGGCTTGAAAGAGAACCAATACGAGTCCGTGCCCTCGGCAACGCCGCTTGCGGTTTCCGTCGCCCTTTTCCGTTATCTGGATGAGAATCGGGACATTCTGAGGGCGGTTTCCGGACCTAAAGGAGACCAGACTTTCCAGACGAAGCTCAAGGACTTCATGTGGAGCGCCCTCTTCGTGCGCAAAGAAATTCCGCTCATCAAGCAAGAAAATCTGCTCGTCCCAAGTCAATATTTGATCGCCTACATCGCCTCGGCCCATATGGGCGTCCTCCAGCAATGGCTGAATGGAGACGGCGAGGAAACGCCGGAAGAGATGGCTCGCATCCTGTCGACCCTGACGGTCAAAGGTCCCTTTACAGCCGCAGGGCTGAAGGCGGAGCAAGTGCTGCCGGACGCTGCAGCAATACCAAAAGAGGAGCAAGGCTGA
- a CDS encoding NADP-dependent oxidoreductase, with protein MKAVRYHQYGGPDVLQYEEAPIPEASTDEVLIKVAATAFNPADAMMRMGALKDFLPLELPFIPNVDVSGIVERVGASVAGLNVGDKVFAFLDMTRSGAAAEYVVSKAADVALAPATIALQDAAAIPGGAMTAWQGLFDHGNLQSGQRVLITAAAGGVGSFAVQFAKWKGAYVIGTASESSFSALRQLGIDEIIDYKTEAVEEKITGKVDLIFNLAPIPSEEVTKLLRLLKEGGKLVTALNAADEEAAKELGVHAERMAVQRNAEQLSQIARLVDAGSVIPFITERHPLGNLASVHEKTGQMRGKVLLLVEDAES; from the coding sequence ATGAAAGCAGTCCGATATCATCAATATGGAGGACCAGACGTGCTCCAGTACGAGGAAGCTCCGATTCCGGAAGCAAGCACAGATGAAGTCTTGATCAAGGTGGCCGCGACAGCCTTCAATCCGGCGGATGCCATGATGAGAATGGGCGCATTGAAAGATTTCCTGCCGTTGGAGCTGCCATTCATCCCGAACGTGGATGTGTCCGGCATCGTTGAACGGGTGGGAGCTTCCGTTGCGGGCCTGAATGTAGGGGACAAAGTATTTGCCTTTTTGGATATGACCCGCAGCGGCGCGGCAGCCGAGTATGTAGTCAGCAAGGCCGCCGATGTCGCTCTGGCCCCGGCAACGATTGCCCTCCAGGACGCTGCGGCTATTCCGGGCGGAGCGATGACCGCTTGGCAAGGCCTCTTCGACCATGGGAATCTGCAGTCCGGCCAACGTGTCCTGATTACGGCCGCTGCCGGCGGCGTCGGCTCGTTTGCCGTGCAATTCGCGAAGTGGAAAGGCGCTTACGTCATCGGGACCGCTTCCGAGAGCAGCTTCTCTGCCCTTCGGCAATTGGGGATCGATGAGATCATCGACTACAAGACTGAAGCTGTAGAGGAAAAAATTACCGGTAAAGTCGACTTGATCTTCAACCTCGCCCCGATTCCTTCCGAGGAAGTCACAAAGCTGCTTCGCCTCCTCAAGGAGGGCGGCAAGCTGGTCACGGCATTGAATGCTGCCGATGAAGAAGCGGCGAAAGAGCTGGGCGTTCATGCGGAGAGGATGGCTGTGCAGCGCAATGCGGAGCAATTGTCCCAGATCGCTCGGCTTGTCGATGCCGGCAGCGTCATCCCGTTCATTACCGAGAGACATCCGCTCGGCAATCTCGCTTCCGTTCATGAAAAAACGGGACAAATGCGCGGGAAAGTCCTGCTTCTAGTAGAGGATGCCGAGTCCTGA
- a CDS encoding ABC transporter permease subunit, with the protein MLSKAIFKQTLKANMKLWLVFTVIMTVFHVVLIAVFDPSTISDMSGMVKDTPLASLLGEATFLGMLAKTFYGIQGILLPIVFIIMTANSLIASQVDRGSMAYLLSTPTKRSTVVWTQAAYLISSLILMILIVTIAGYASIQLFQSDTDFRQSSYFMLNLGLFLLMFATSGISFFFSCAFNLTKNSLAWGAGIPMAFFLLNLMGDVDSSLEKLKYISMNALFDTSAVLNNGNYAISYAVLAVVGIVLYLLGVRVFKNKDLPL; encoded by the coding sequence ATGCTTAGCAAAGCGATTTTCAAACAGACCTTGAAGGCGAACATGAAGCTATGGCTCGTATTCACGGTTATCATGACCGTCTTTCATGTCGTGCTGATCGCGGTCTTTGACCCCAGCACCATTTCCGATATGTCGGGCATGGTGAAGGACACCCCTCTGGCCAGCCTGCTCGGAGAAGCTACCTTTCTCGGCATGCTCGCCAAGACGTTTTATGGCATTCAAGGGATCCTGCTGCCGATCGTATTCATCATCATGACCGCCAACAGCCTCATCGCCTCGCAAGTGGACAGGGGCTCCATGGCGTATCTGCTGTCGACTCCGACGAAACGAAGCACCGTTGTTTGGACCCAAGCGGCTTATTTGATCTCATCGCTCATCCTGATGATTCTGATCGTCACGATCGCGGGCTACGCTTCGATCCAGCTTTTCCAAAGCGATACCGATTTCCGGCAGAGCAGCTATTTCATGCTCAATCTCGGCTTGTTTCTGTTGATGTTCGCGACAAGCGGCATATCCTTCTTCTTCTCCTGCGCATTCAATCTCACCAAAAACTCATTGGCATGGGGAGCGGGAATTCCGATGGCCTTTTTCCTCCTCAACCTGATGGGGGATGTCGACAGCAGCTTGGAAAAGCTCAAATATATATCCATGAACGCTTTGTTCGACACGAGCGCCGTATTGAACAACGGCAATTATGCGATTTCGTACGCCGTGCTTGCCGTAGTCGGCATTGTCCTTTATCTGCTTGGAGTCCGAGTCTTTAAAAATAAAGATTTGCCGCTGTAG
- a CDS encoding HXXEE domain-containing protein — protein MKLQWYDIAWPWAGAAGALVLLYLLFKTDGLRGDKAKSRWYDPVWLSWAAAAAYLAHNVEEYGIDLRGRLHEFPNTMATMLHTAASPGGLPPNGFFTAVNLSIVWFAAPIAALVSRRHPLVGWSMYGIMIVNALSHLVPVFTGEGYTPGLLTSLILFLPLCGWAAHAGFGPAKRSYPAMLAVIAVSVIAHLILLGSAMLYTQAVIGGAAVVWIQIINGGLLLLNSWLAEKWRNGKLIKPMKT, from the coding sequence ATGAAATTGCAGTGGTATGACATCGCATGGCCATGGGCGGGAGCGGCAGGGGCGCTTGTCCTTCTTTATTTGTTGTTCAAGACGGATGGACTGCGCGGAGACAAGGCCAAATCAAGATGGTACGATCCGGTCTGGCTGTCATGGGCGGCAGCGGCCGCCTATCTGGCTCACAACGTGGAGGAGTACGGCATCGATTTGAGAGGAAGGCTTCACGAATTTCCGAATACGATGGCAACGATGCTTCATACGGCCGCTTCTCCAGGCGGGCTTCCGCCGAACGGTTTTTTTACGGCGGTCAATCTTTCCATCGTATGGTTCGCTGCGCCGATTGCCGCTCTGGTGAGCCGCCGTCATCCTTTGGTCGGCTGGTCGATGTACGGAATCATGATTGTAAATGCTCTGTCTCATCTGGTTCCCGTATTCACGGGTGAAGGCTACACGCCGGGCCTGCTAACTTCCTTGATCCTATTCCTGCCGCTCTGCGGATGGGCCGCGCATGCCGGCTTCGGTCCTGCCAAACGGAGCTACCCGGCTATGCTTGCCGTCATTGCCGTATCTGTCATCGCGCATCTGATTTTGCTTGGATCCGCCATGCTGTACACTCAAGCTGTAATCGGCGGCGCCGCAGTCGTGTGGATCCAAATAATCAATGGCGGTCTGCTCCTGCTGAATTCCTGGCTGGCCGAAAAGTGGAGAAATGGGAAGCTCATTAAGCCGATGAAAACGTAA
- a CDS encoding ABC transporter ATP-binding protein produces MPYIEIKGLTKDYGDGKGVFNLDLTIEKGEVFGFVGTNGAGKTTTIRHMMGFLKPNSGTVTINGMNGWTDSAELKKLIGYIPGEIAFPDAPTGTEFLKRQAEVMGLADMAYAERMIKKLQLDPTANLKRMSKGMKQKTAIVAALMGDPDILLLDEPTTGLDPLMRAEFVELLNEEKKKGKTIFMSSHMFEEVEHTCDKVALIKGGRLIAVKRTSEVKHNENKEYKIEFLSPDDYRRFLSEPFHFITKRDEHNQVVIQIHDADINRLFGTLRSYSIKFIKEIKYTLENYFKGIYEEDKGHA; encoded by the coding sequence ATGCCTTACATTGAGATCAAGGGTTTGACCAAGGATTACGGAGATGGAAAAGGCGTGTTCAATCTGGATCTAACGATCGAGAAGGGCGAGGTTTTTGGCTTTGTAGGCACGAATGGAGCCGGCAAGACGACGACTATCCGCCATATGATGGGCTTCCTGAAGCCGAATAGCGGTACGGTGACGATCAATGGAATGAACGGCTGGACGGATTCGGCGGAGCTCAAGAAGCTGATCGGATATATTCCAGGAGAGATCGCATTTCCGGATGCCCCGACGGGAACGGAGTTTTTGAAACGGCAGGCGGAAGTAATGGGGCTGGCGGACATGGCCTATGCGGAGCGCATGATAAAGAAGCTTCAGCTCGATCCGACAGCCAATCTGAAGAGGATGTCCAAAGGAATGAAGCAGAAAACGGCTATCGTCGCGGCCTTGATGGGCGATCCGGACATTCTCCTGCTGGATGAGCCGACAACAGGCTTGGATCCGCTTATGCGGGCAGAGTTCGTTGAGCTCCTTAATGAAGAAAAGAAGAAAGGCAAGACGATATTCATGTCCAGCCATATGTTCGAGGAAGTGGAGCATACCTGCGACAAGGTGGCGCTGATCAAAGGCGGAAGGCTGATCGCGGTCAAACGGACCTCCGAGGTCAAGCACAATGAAAACAAGGAATACAAAATCGAGTTTTTATCTCCGGACGATTATCGGCGGTTTCTGTCCGAGCCGTTTCATTTCATAACCAAGCGCGACGAGCACAATCAAGTGGTGATCCAAATCCATGATGCCGATATCAATAGGTTGTTCGGAACGCTGAGGAGCTATTCCATCAAGTTCATCAAGGAAATCAAATATACGCTTGAGAATTACTTCAAAGGGATTTACGAGGAGGACAAGGGCCATGCTTAG